In one Silene latifolia isolate original U9 population chromosome 10, ASM4854445v1, whole genome shotgun sequence genomic region, the following are encoded:
- the LOC141605313 gene encoding uncharacterized protein LOC141605313 isoform X1 — translation MAKQHSHQHTSSFSTMSINLQKKQKWVLIMVALLSISTLIVFLMRSTIPDSSSSSSRSDRLLDQRNQIVRSSSPSSPLSFMKSKLVLLVSHELSLSGGPLLLMELAFLLRGVGADVVWITFQKPLETDEVVYSLENKMLDRGVQVFSAKGQKAIDIALKADLVVLNTAVAGKWLDAVLKDNVPHVLPKILWWIHEMRGHYFKLDFMKHLPYVAGAMIDSHTTAEYWKNRTRERLGINMPDTFVVHLGNSKDLMEVAENSVAKRVLREHVREALGVRNDDLLFAIINSVSRGKGQDLFLRSFHESLQIVKEKKLQVPPMHAVVVGSDMSAQTKFETELRNFVIEKKIQDRVHFINKTLTVAPYLAAIDVLVQNSQTRGECFGRITIEAMAFQLPVLGTAAGGTMEIVVNETTGLLHPVGKEGVTPLARNIVKLATHVERRLTMGKKGYGRVKERFLEYHMAERIAFVLKEVLKKAKNHS, via the exons ATGGCGAAACAACACTCACATCAGCACACATCAAGCTTTTCAACAATGTCGATCAACCTACAGAAGAAGCAGAAATGGGTTTTAATAATGGTGGCATTACTCTCAATATCAACCCTAATTGTGTTTCTAATGCGCTCCACCATTCCCGATTCTTCATCTTCGTCTTCGCGCTCGGATCGTCTACTCGATCAGCGTAATCAGATTGTTCGCAGTTCTTCGCCTTCGTCACCTCTGTCTTTCATGAAGTCTAAGCTTGTTCTTCTTGTCTCTCATGAACTTTCACTCTCTG GTGGGCCTTTGTTACTGATGGAGCTGGCATTTCTTTTGAGGGGTGTTGGTGCTGATGTTGTGTGGATTACGTTCCAAAAACCATTAGAAACCGATGAGGTTGTGTACAGCTTGGAGAACAAGATGCTAGACAGAGGTGTACAG GTCTTTTCAGCTAAGGGTCAAAAGGCTATTGATATTGCTCTTAAAGCTGATTTAGTTGTTTTAAACACCGCTGTTGCTGGGAAATGGCTGGATGCAGTACTAAAAGATAATGTTCCTCATGTTCTTCCAAAGATTTTGTGGTGGATTCACGAAATGCGGGGCCATTACTTCAAATTGGATTTTATGAAGCATTTACCATATGTTGCAGGCGCAATGATTGATTCTCACACAACGGCAGAATATTGGAAGAACAGAACAAGAGAACGTTTGGG TATCAATATGCCAGACACTTTTGTTGTACACCTTGGGAATAGCAAAGACCTAATGGAAGTAGCTGAGAACAGCGTAGCCAAACGAGTTCTACGTGAGCATGTTCGAGAAGCACTTGGTGTGCGGAATGACGATCTACTTTTTGCAATTATCAACA GTGTTTCTCGTGGCAAAGGACAAGATTTGTTTTTACGCTCGTTCCATGAAAGCCTTCAGATTGTGAAAGAGAAAAAACTCCAGGTGCCTCCAATGCATGCAGTGGTTGTAGGAAGCGATATGAGTGCCCAAACTAAGTTTGAAACAGAACTCCGGAATTTTGTTATAGAGAAGAAGATTCAGGATCGTGTTcattttattaataaaaccctAACTGTCGCTCCATACCTTGCCGCAATCGATGTCCTAGTCCAAAACTCACAG ACGCGTGGGGAATGTTTTGGAAGGATAACTATTGAAGCCATGGCCTTCCAGTTACCTGTGCTG GGGACAGCAGCTGGAGGCACCATGGAGATAGTCGTGAACGAGACAACAGGTTTGTTGCATCCTGTTGGAAAAGAAGGTGTGACCCCTCTTGCAAGGAACATAGTGAAACTAGCAACCCATGTCGAGAGAAGATTAACAATGGGTAAAAAAGGTTACGGAAGGGTGAAAGAGAGGTTTCTTGAGTACCATATGGCTGAGCGAATTGCGTTTGTCCTAAAAGAAGTGTTGAAGAAAGCCAAAAACCATAGTTGA
- the LOC141605313 gene encoding uncharacterized protein LOC141605313 isoform X2, whose product MELAFLLRGVGADVVWITFQKPLETDEVVYSLENKMLDRGVQVFSAKGQKAIDIALKADLVVLNTAVAGKWLDAVLKDNVPHVLPKILWWIHEMRGHYFKLDFMKHLPYVAGAMIDSHTTAEYWKNRTRERLGINMPDTFVVHLGNSKDLMEVAENSVAKRVLREHVREALGVRNDDLLFAIINSVSRGKGQDLFLRSFHESLQIVKEKKLQVPPMHAVVVGSDMSAQTKFETELRNFVIEKKIQDRVHFINKTLTVAPYLAAIDVLVQNSQTRGECFGRITIEAMAFQLPVLGTAAGGTMEIVVNETTGLLHPVGKEGVTPLARNIVKLATHVERRLTMGKKGYGRVKERFLEYHMAERIAFVLKEVLKKAKNHS is encoded by the exons ATGGAGCTGGCATTTCTTTTGAGGGGTGTTGGTGCTGATGTTGTGTGGATTACGTTCCAAAAACCATTAGAAACCGATGAGGTTGTGTACAGCTTGGAGAACAAGATGCTAGACAGAGGTGTACAG GTCTTTTCAGCTAAGGGTCAAAAGGCTATTGATATTGCTCTTAAAGCTGATTTAGTTGTTTTAAACACCGCTGTTGCTGGGAAATGGCTGGATGCAGTACTAAAAGATAATGTTCCTCATGTTCTTCCAAAGATTTTGTGGTGGATTCACGAAATGCGGGGCCATTACTTCAAATTGGATTTTATGAAGCATTTACCATATGTTGCAGGCGCAATGATTGATTCTCACACAACGGCAGAATATTGGAAGAACAGAACAAGAGAACGTTTGGG TATCAATATGCCAGACACTTTTGTTGTACACCTTGGGAATAGCAAAGACCTAATGGAAGTAGCTGAGAACAGCGTAGCCAAACGAGTTCTACGTGAGCATGTTCGAGAAGCACTTGGTGTGCGGAATGACGATCTACTTTTTGCAATTATCAACA GTGTTTCTCGTGGCAAAGGACAAGATTTGTTTTTACGCTCGTTCCATGAAAGCCTTCAGATTGTGAAAGAGAAAAAACTCCAGGTGCCTCCAATGCATGCAGTGGTTGTAGGAAGCGATATGAGTGCCCAAACTAAGTTTGAAACAGAACTCCGGAATTTTGTTATAGAGAAGAAGATTCAGGATCGTGTTcattttattaataaaaccctAACTGTCGCTCCATACCTTGCCGCAATCGATGTCCTAGTCCAAAACTCACAG ACGCGTGGGGAATGTTTTGGAAGGATAACTATTGAAGCCATGGCCTTCCAGTTACCTGTGCTG GGGACAGCAGCTGGAGGCACCATGGAGATAGTCGTGAACGAGACAACAGGTTTGTTGCATCCTGTTGGAAAAGAAGGTGTGACCCCTCTTGCAAGGAACATAGTGAAACTAGCAACCCATGTCGAGAGAAGATTAACAATGGGTAAAAAAGGTTACGGAAGGGTGAAAGAGAGGTTTCTTGAGTACCATATGGCTGAGCGAATTGCGTTTGTCCTAAAAGAAGTGTTGAAGAAAGCCAAAAACCATAGTTGA
- the LOC141605312 gene encoding putative clathrin assembly protein At4g40080, giving the protein MAKSKRTKSLLVGILKDKISLLKATLRLTTPSLHVAVLRATSHIPDHAPTLTLSNNAHLPTLLHALLHRVNHTSDAYVALKSLLLIHHLISRNPDSLGPTSGSPPLFARLSTFRDQSDDDTWEISNWIRWYAAVLDQIISLFSRKTKSLDMLIGVVESICSSPDSLHYQKISLIYEVIKLIGEDYRLIIREIYAKVEELSTRIESFTDDSLDNFLDDLKRIENCKEKLLLMFLNKKKNDGFWELVEKVKGDVEGEKQRRESMKIVEFQGSESTRRNKNNRVERDESMALTVMPVPRVKRWLDVEWNTLVVSTNA; this is encoded by the coding sequence atggcaAAATCAAAGAGAACGAAAAGCTTATTAGTAGGCATCTTAAAAGACAAAATCTCTCTACTCAAAGCCACTCTCCGTCTCACCACCCCTTCTCTCCACGTCGCCGTCCTACGCGCCACCTCTCATATCCCTGACCACGCGCCGACTCTCACCCTCTCTAACAACGCGCACCTCCCTACTTTACTCCACGCGCTTCTCCACCGCGTCAATCACACCTCCGACGCTTACGTGGCTCTCAAGTCTCTCCTCCTTATCCACCACCTCATCTCCCGCAACCCTGACTCCCTGGGCCCCACCTCCGGCTCTCCTCCTCTGTTCGCACGCCTCTCCACGTTTAGAGACCAATCAGATGATGACACGTGGGAGATTTCGAACTGGATACGGTGGTATGCGGCGGTGCTTGATCAGATAATTTCGCTTTTTTCGAGGAAGACGAAATCTTTGGATATGTTGATTGGTGTGGTTGAGAGTATTTGTTCGTCGCCGGATTCTCTTCATTATCAgaaaattagtttaatttacGAAGTGATTAAGCTAATCGGAGAGGATTATCGATTAATCATACGAGAAATTTACGCGAAAGTCGAGGAATTGAGTACGAGGATAGAGTCGTTCACGGACGATTCTTTGGATAATTTCTTGGATGATTTGAAAAGAATTGAGAATTGTAAAGAAAAGTTGTTATTAATGTTCTTGAATAAAAAGAAAAATGACGGATTTTGGGAGTTGGTTGAGAAAGTAAAGGGAGATGTTGAAGGAGAGAAACAGAGAAGAGAGAGTATGAAAATTGTGGAGTTTCAGGGGAGCGAGTCGACTCGGAGGAACAAGAACAACCGAGTTGAGAGAGACGAGTCGATGGCTCTGACCGTTATGCCAGTGCCACGTGTGAAAAGGTGGTTGGATGTTGAATGGAATACGTTGGTTGTTTCTACTAATGCGTAA